The Candidatus Dadabacteria bacterium genome includes a region encoding these proteins:
- the rplM gene encoding 50S ribosomal protein L13: MKSFMARNDDFEKKWYLIDARGKPVGRLATKVVSILRGKGKPQFAPHSDIGDFVVIVNADKATFSGRKWDQKTYYSHSHYPGGLKSVTAQELAEKKPGEIIRKAVWGMLPKNRWQKKLIQRMKIYVGDKHPHMAQNPEVLEV, translated from the coding sequence ATGAAGTCATTCATGGCCAGAAACGACGATTTTGAAAAGAAGTGGTACCTGATCGACGCTCGGGGAAAACCCGTCGGAAGGCTTGCAACCAAGGTAGTCTCGATTCTTAGGGGCAAGGGCAAACCGCAGTTTGCTCCTCATTCGGATATCGGAGATTTCGTCGTTATAGTCAACGCCGACAAAGCCACGTTCTCTGGCAGGAAGTGGGACCAGAAAACCTACTACAGCCATTCCCACTATCCCGGGGGACTTAAATCCGTTACTGCGCAAGAACTGGCTGAGAAAAAGCCGGGAGAGATAATCCGCAAGGCCGTCTGGGGAATGCTTCCCAAAAACAGGTGGCAGAAGAAACTCATACAGCGGATGAAAATCTATGTCGGAGACAAGCATCCGCACATGGCCCAAAATCCCGAGGTTCTGGAGGTCTGA
- the rpsI gene encoding 30S ribosomal protein S9, whose protein sequence is MPETVIYNGTGRRKTSIARVWLRRGSGSITVNKKSVEEYFPREVWQIKAREPLSVTDTSMEYDVMVRVKGGGLTGQAGAMSHGLARALLKANESLRKKLKVSGLLKRDPRMVESKKYGKRKARRGQQFSKR, encoded by the coding sequence ATGCCTGAAACCGTTATTTACAATGGCACGGGGAGAAGAAAAACGTCAATCGCAAGAGTTTGGCTCAGGAGAGGCAGCGGTTCCATTACCGTGAACAAAAAATCCGTGGAAGAGTACTTTCCCAGAGAAGTATGGCAGATAAAGGCCCGCGAACCACTTAGCGTCACCGATACTTCCATGGAATATGACGTGATGGTCAGGGTGAAGGGAGGAGGACTTACCGGCCAGGCGGGAGCCATGAGCCACGGACTTGCCCGAGCCCTTCTCAAGGCCAACGAGTCGCTTCGCAAGAAACTCAAGGTTTCCGGACTGCTGAAACGCGATCCCAGGATGGTTGAGAGCAAAAAGTATGGGAAGCGCAAGGCGAGAAGGGGACAGCAGTTCTCCAAAAGGTAA
- a CDS encoding inositol-3-phosphate synthase, with protein MTDPNQKFQRKFDIRPAKGKLGVLIPGMSGAVSTTFIAGVKAVVKGVGRPIGSLTQMGKIRLGKRTEKNFPLIKDLVPLAEIQDMVFAGWDIHDEDCHASALRAGVLGPELLGKIRRDLEKESPMRAVFDNRYVRNLKGSYVKKGKTKMHLAEALIRDIKRFQRENDIERLVMLWCGSTEVYLEPSEVHETIESFEKGLRENHDDIPPSMIYAYAAIKCGASYGNGAPNLSVDIPALQQLAIENEVPIAGKDFKTGQTLMKTILAPGLKSRMLGLNGWFSTNILGNRDGEVLDDPGSFKTKEESKLGALEYIFQPDINPELYSDYYHKVRINYYPPRGDEKEAWDNIDVFGWLDYPMQIKVNFLCRDSILAAPVVLDLVLFLDLAHRAGIYGVQEWLSFYFKSPMVDKRLYPEHDLFVQFTKLQNTLRYLRGEELISHLGIDYYGFG; from the coding sequence TTGACCGATCCAAACCAGAAGTTCCAGAGAAAATTCGACATCCGCCCGGCCAAGGGAAAGCTCGGGGTACTGATCCCCGGGATGAGCGGGGCGGTAAGCACAACTTTCATAGCGGGCGTAAAGGCGGTGGTAAAGGGAGTGGGAAGGCCCATCGGCTCCCTGACGCAGATGGGGAAAATCAGGCTCGGCAAAAGAACCGAGAAGAACTTTCCTCTCATAAAAGATTTGGTTCCGCTGGCCGAAATCCAGGACATGGTGTTTGCCGGATGGGACATACACGATGAAGACTGCCACGCCTCGGCGCTTCGGGCCGGAGTGCTCGGTCCCGAACTTCTCGGGAAGATAAGACGGGATCTTGAAAAAGAGTCTCCTATGCGGGCTGTTTTCGATAACAGGTATGTCCGTAATCTCAAGGGTTCCTATGTAAAGAAGGGCAAGACGAAGATGCATCTTGCCGAGGCCCTGATCAGGGACATAAAGAGATTCCAGAGGGAAAACGATATCGAAAGGCTGGTAATGCTCTGGTGCGGGAGTACCGAGGTATATCTTGAGCCGTCGGAAGTTCATGAAACCATAGAGAGTTTCGAGAAAGGGCTAAGGGAAAATCACGACGATATTCCCCCGAGCATGATCTACGCCTACGCGGCCATAAAATGCGGTGCCTCCTACGGAAACGGGGCCCCGAATCTGTCTGTGGACATCCCCGCGCTTCAGCAGCTCGCGATTGAAAACGAGGTTCCAATAGCCGGCAAAGACTTCAAAACCGGCCAGACACTCATGAAGACTATCCTGGCTCCGGGTCTTAAAAGCAGGATGCTCGGGCTCAACGGGTGGTTTTCAACCAATATACTGGGTAACCGGGACGGAGAGGTGCTTGATGATCCCGGTTCTTTCAAAACCAAGGAAGAAAGCAAGCTGGGTGCACTTGAGTACATATTTCAGCCCGATATAAATCCTGAGCTTTACTCGGATTACTACCACAAGGTAAGAATAAACTACTACCCGCCGCGCGGAGACGAAAAAGAGGCGTGGGACAATATAGACGTTTTCGGATGGCTTGATTATCCCATGCAGATAAAGGTCAATTTTCTCTGCCGCGACAGCATACTTGCCGCACCGGTAGTTCTTGATCTCGTGCTGTTCCTAGATCTTGCGCATCGCGCCGGTATCTACGGGGTCCAGGAGTGGCTTTCCTTTTATTTCAAAAGCCCCATGGTCGATAAGAGGCTCTACCCCGAGCACGATCTTTTCGTTCAGTTCACCAAGCTGCAGAACACGCTTCGCTACCTGCGGGGCGAGGAACTGATAAGCCATCTGGGGATTGATTACTACGGTTTCGGCTAA
- a CDS encoding sigma-70 family RNA polymerase sigma factor yields MDIKYKDFQGNAEHDAGFESYDVDDDIEENETEESFDSPDEEELKPRGKDKEKDKWIPDEQLRLLYVYFKDMAVEPLFAAKQEVEISARIKMCEIRMAKVPKSIEKYEKIRTRKNSARARAIAHRIAVLRAMEKIYVDWALKLKQKFVKANLRLVITISRRYMSRGLPLPDLIQEGNLGLMRAVERFDYTKGYKFSTYASWWIHQAILRALQGQTRTIKVPVYLLEQANRVYKTSAKLSKEMGRKPTPKEIAEASGISAEVINRILNSTNDAISLDTPVLDGEKTTLLDSVADKEAKIPDTIIAKMSLAEKLKEALTLLNQREEEIIRLRFGIGRQSTYTLDEIGKRFNLTRERIRQIEKAALGKLASSGVRKDLESFLKQ; encoded by the coding sequence ATGGACATTAAATATAAAGATTTTCAGGGTAATGCGGAACACGACGCCGGGTTTGAATCCTATGATGTTGACGACGACATCGAGGAAAACGAAACCGAAGAGAGTTTTGACAGCCCGGACGAAGAGGAACTGAAACCCAGGGGGAAGGACAAAGAGAAGGACAAGTGGATCCCCGATGAACAGCTCCGGCTTCTTTACGTCTACTTTAAGGACATGGCAGTTGAGCCTCTTTTCGCCGCGAAGCAGGAAGTCGAGATATCCGCGAGAATCAAGATGTGCGAAATCAGGATGGCCAAGGTTCCTAAGAGCATTGAAAAATACGAGAAAATCCGCACAAGAAAAAACTCGGCCAGGGCGCGTGCGATAGCACACAGAATAGCAGTCCTGCGCGCTATGGAGAAAATTTATGTCGACTGGGCGCTCAAACTCAAGCAGAAGTTCGTAAAAGCCAACCTGAGACTCGTAATAACGATTTCGAGAAGATACATGAGCAGGGGGCTGCCGCTTCCGGATCTCATCCAGGAAGGAAACCTCGGTCTAATGCGCGCGGTTGAAAGATTTGATTACACAAAGGGCTACAAGTTCTCCACCTACGCCTCATGGTGGATACATCAGGCCATACTCAGGGCCCTTCAGGGACAGACCAGGACCATAAAGGTCCCTGTTTACCTGCTGGAGCAGGCAAACAGGGTTTACAAGACGAGTGCGAAGCTTAGCAAGGAAATGGGAAGAAAGCCGACGCCCAAGGAAATAGCCGAGGCCTCGGGAATCTCAGCAGAGGTTATAAACAGGATTCTCAATTCCACAAACGACGCTATAAGCCTCGACACGCCGGTTCTCGACGGGGAGAAGACCACGCTTCTTGATTCGGTCGCGGATAAGGAAGCTAAAATCCCCGACACGATAATAGCGAAGATGTCTCTCGCAGAAAAGCTGAAGGAAGCTCTTACCCTTCTGAATCAAAGAGAAGAGGAGATCATCAGGCTTCGCTTCGGCATAGGACGCCAGAGCACCTACACTCTTGATGAGATCGGCAAGAGGTTCAATCTGACCAGGGAAAGGATAAGGCAGATAGAAAAGGCCGCCCTCGGGAAACTTGCAAGTTCCGGCGTGAGAAAAGACCTGGAAAGCTTCCTCAAGCAGTAG
- a CDS encoding superoxide dismutase, whose translation MAHELPDLPYDHDALEPHIDAETMRIHHSKHHQGYVNNLNAALEKHPELADKSLEELLGDLDSVPEDIRTAVRNNGGGHANHSLFWPCMAPGSGGTPSGELADAIDSAFGSFDAFAETFSKAAATRFGSGWAWLCVDEGGGLVVTSTPNQDNPVSEGLKPILGLDVWEHAYYLNYQNRRPDYVKAWWNVVNWEQVSENFAGAK comes from the coding sequence TGGCGCACGAATTACCTGATCTTCCTTATGATCATGACGCTTTGGAGCCGCATATAGACGCGGAAACGATGAGAATACATCATTCAAAGCATCATCAAGGGTACGTAAACAACTTAAACGCAGCGCTGGAGAAACATCCGGAGTTGGCGGACAAATCGCTTGAGGAACTGCTCGGCGATCTTGACTCCGTTCCCGAAGACATAAGAACCGCGGTAAGAAACAACGGCGGAGGGCATGCGAATCACAGCCTTTTCTGGCCGTGCATGGCTCCCGGTTCCGGAGGAACGCCTTCGGGTGAGCTTGCCGATGCCATAGATTCCGCGTTCGGAAGCTTCGACGCTTTCGCCGAGACATTCTCCAAGGCAGCCGCCACCAGATTCGGAAGCGGCTGGGCGTGGCTTTGCGTGGACGAGGGCGGAGGGCTCGTGGTAACATCCACCCCAAACCAGGATAACCCGGTTTCCGAGGGACTGAAACCCATTCTGGGTCTCGACGTCTGGGAGCATGCATATTATCTGAACTACCAGAACAGAAGGCCCGACTACGTGAAGGCGTGGTGGAATGTGGTGAACTGGGAACAGGTTTCGGAAAACTTCGCCGGGGCGAAGTAA